TGTACCCAGGCTGATTGCCGAAAAAAGGTACGACCAACCGCCTAACTGCACGGTCGATGATGCCCCTGATATCCATGGATTTCCCTGCCCATTGCTGCAGGAGCGGAACATTTATGTAGTGATTAAAGGCGCCGAGGTTAATGAGGAGAAGAAACAATGCGGTCTTTGCAAGCACTGTTCGTCCGTAGGGCGCTTTCAACAAGGCTTCAAAGCTGCCCACATAGGTCCATACATTATAGAGCGCAGTGAGTGCAACGGTTGCCACCGCAACGGCGGCAATTCTTGAAAACCTCTGGGCAACACCCGCGATGCATTGTGCGGAACGATCTCCCGGCCTTAAAAGGGCAGGGGCAACAAAGAGCGAAAGAACAAGAAGGCCTCCGCCCCAGACCGAAGTGCCGAGGAGGTGGAGCCAGTCCATGATCTCGCGCAGACTAAAGTCACCCTTGTCCGATGCATGTCCTGATGCGCTCTCGGTCATCGAGGCAACGAGGGTAAGGCCGAGCACAAAGGCAAGGAAAGACCGTGCATCACGGAACCGTCTGCCCGCAGTAAGAGTGAGTGCCAGCAGGAGAAGAGCCGCAATGCGGATGAGCCAGACACGCCCGAGGTGGGTGCGGGAAATAACGGCAGGGAGAAGGGGGAAGACGGCCGCTATGGGCTTACCGCTCATCTCTGAGCCGCGCATGAGCAGATCGATCATGCTGCTTCCAAGCATCACGGCTAGGGCGATGCAGAACGTCCGCCACATACCCGTGAGGATTCTTTCCTCGTCCGGAAAGGCCGCGCCTGCCGATGGGGTAAAAAACCAGAGACGGCAGGCGAGGACCCCTATGCAGAAGGCCAGTGCAAGAAGCTCAAGCCATCCGGGAACACTATGAATGAACACGCCCATCTCGTATATTATCCCACAGGTCCTACTTGATCACAAATGTATAGTCGCCGTTGGTCCTGTGTCCGTCCCTTGCGACCACGCTCCAGATCACGCGATAGGCGCCTGGCGCCAATTTCGGCACGCTCACCTCGAGGAGCGCTGCGTTGGACGGATTCACGCGGCTGTCCCCCTTATCCACCATCCTGCCGCTTGCATCATGGACCATCAGCGACGAAAATAACGGCTCGATATCGCTGTCGAACCATATACGCACACGCTCCGGGGAAGCGGCTATCGTTGCGCCTACCCTGGGATCGGAGTGCTCGGGGAAGGCATGGCCCAACGCCGGCGCCGGCGTCATGCACAGCGCCGCAAGAAGACAGAGCACAACACCCCTGTGATGGTCCGTCACCGGTAGAAATCTTTTCAATGGAAGATCGGCGCCCCTATTGATTTCGGGAAGAGGTCATCGATATACAGATGGATCAGACCGAGGACTCCGACCGCTCTTCCCGACCGTGAGTTGACAGGGATCTGGGCAGCAATGCCGAACTCCGTAAACTTGCCGGCCCAGACGACGCCGGGGTTCACCGTCCCTGTAATCTTTCCCTTGCAGTCAGCGCTCATGCACGTTTCCATGGGGAATTCGGTCACAAGGATCATGCGGTTAAAGGGAGCCCCGAGCCCGATGTCCTTCACAAACGACTGGAGGTACATGAGGCTGTATTGCACAGAAAATGCCCAGGTCAGTGTCGTAGGGTTACGTTCCACAACGGTTTGTCCTGTGTCCGGATCTATCGACGCGTTGCCGGACCGTGTCGGGAAGTTGGGCCCCACCACCCCGGTGACCGCAAAGGGCCTCAGGTACTTCACCGATTCCGGCAGGTCACCGAGACCTTTGCCGAAGAAGAAAGCCGGAGAGATCGTGGTGAAAGAATCGGCAATCTGATGCGCCCCTGTCCCGCCGATGTCAAAGTCCGTGCCGATTGAAAGAATCGTTTCGTGCTCCGCATTCGTGAGGAACTGCCATTTTGCGCCGATACCCAGATTGTCCCAGCCGTTTGCAGTGCTGCCGTCGTCATTCTTGAGATGCACGTAGGCCTCGTGGAATTCCAGGCCGAAGTTGGGCAGGATGCGTTTGGAATAGTCAATGTCAATCTCCGTTGTCTTGGCGTCAGGCCCCTTTATTCGGTCGATCAGGACCGAGAACTCATCAGAGATGAAAGGGTCATCCACCTGAAAGGTGGTGGGGAAAAACCTCTTGCCGGCAAAGCCGTGGGCCCACGATGAGACCGGCAGCAAAAGGATAATCATAAAAACTAACCCAAGAGCGCACCACGTCAATGCTGTTGCGGAGCTTCCTGGTCTCCTTTTCATTACTTCCTCCTTCATAACAATAAAATCATTATGCAAAGTCTATACAGCAAGCTGGACCATTGTCAATCGCCCAATGGACCTATTCTTCGATGACTTCCTGCAAGGGTCAAAAAACATTATCTGAATGCCGGCATTGAGAACCCATTTGGTCCCAATCTGGCCTGGAACCAACAGAATCTTCAAAAAAAATGGCTCCGCTTCAGAGTTATTTTTCACTACCTTCCGAAGCGGAGCCAAGTTCAGTGGGGAGAAAAGTCTGAGGTGACTCTTCTCATACAGGCGTCAACGCCCGTACTTACAGGAACCATGAACTCACGGACTTCGGAACGACAGGCTAGGCTTGAGGAGGATGCTCCAACTGAAGGGGAACCCCGGATAGAGCGAAAAGCGGCTTTATGGGCTCACGAAATTCAACGGACTCAAGGGGAGCGGGATTACAAATACATTCATGGAGGGAAGGAGTGTCAGGGGTTAGCGACACATGGGACCCTGACACATTGCAGACATCAAGAGTTGCAAGCAGCGGCGCGCTGCCCGCCTTTGCATGAGACGGCGCGATGGTAATAGATGAAAAGAGGAGCTGACTTATGAAGATAAGAACAATGAGCGAAACCCATTTCATCGCACCCAGCATAGCAAAGGTATCTTATAATGTCAACATCAAACTAAACGTTTAGGACACTTCGTAATGCTTCAGCCATGTCAACCGCGAAGAGGATTATGGTAGAGTAAGACAGATGAAAAGAGAGAGCCCTTATGACGGAAAATCTGTAAGATGGTCCCTCTCCGTCCTCTTGTTCGTCTTTTCCTGTCTTCTCTTCTGTATTGTCTCGTGCTCCAGGCAGCAGCCGGTCTATCAGGAGCCTTTTGTCAGGGGGACCGACATTGCTATCGACGTGAGCACCCTCGGTTACGAAAAACCGGTCTTTTTCACCTACCATTACCGGGGGAAGAAGATAAACTTCTTTATCTTTAAGACCGGTGATAGAGTTCTTTCCTTCCTCGATGCATGCGCAAGCTGCTACACCTCAAGGCTGGGGTACCGTGCTGAGGACGGTTTCATAACATGCCGAAGGTGCGATGTCCGGTATGCCCTGTCAGATATCGAAAAAGGATTCGGTAGTTGTTCCCCGATACGGCTCGAGGGCCGTCTTGAGGCAGGCAAGTATCTCATCCCTGTTTCTTTGCTCGAAAAAGCGGTCGATAAGTTCTGACGCTCACAAACAGCACCTTGACAGAGAAAAGATAAAACAGGACAATAGAACAGTTTTGGTTTTGCCCTGAGATGACAAATACGCGCAGACGAAACAACTACCTTCATGGGACGGGAAGATTGGCGTTTATCTTCCTGCTTCTTTTTATCGCTGCCATTGTCGCAACGGCTTTTCACCATCATGATGACGGAAGCTCCCATCACGATTGTCCTGTATGTTCTGCCGGGCATCACTTTTCTCCGGCAGGCGTTGACAACCTTCCTTATCAAATTTACAAGACCGTCTCGATTCACGAAATACCGACGACGCCATTACTCTGTGACTCTGTACATGTTTTACTCCTGCCCTGCCGGGCTCCACCTGTTTAACCTCATCTGAAACGACATTCAATTCAGTCGCAGCGCGTTATGTGCGCGGAGCACTGCGTATTCTTTTTCGTCAGAAGAACCAACAGGTGGAGGTGCCATCTTGAAAATCATGGTCGCGTTTATCGCGCTCTTCATGTTATTGTGGTCCTCAACAGGAGTATATGCTGAGACCCTGGAAGACCGGCTGAAAACTCTTGAAGAAGCCCTGCGAAGACAGGAACAAACCATAGCCGAGCAGCAGAAGATGATCGAAGAATTGAAGGCTGAGATCAAACAGGCTAAACCCCCTGCCACACCCGAGGCAGCGGCCGTCGGCAGGCCTGCGGCTTCGGAGCAGATGCAGCAGGAGGTGCGGGAGTTGAACGAGAAGGTGGACCGGGTGGTTGAAGCTCAAAGGAAGACCTTGCCGAGCGAATTCAACCCATCCATAGGACTCGTGGGCGAGACAATCTTCTCCTACACCGGCAGGGGATCGTCTCAGACCGGGAGCGACAGGCCGGGCGGCTTTGACGCATTTCAGCGATCTGTGGAGCTGAACGCTGCCGCGTCTGTGGATCCCTTTGCGAAGGCTTATGTGGTGGCCAATGCGTCGGCGGACGCGGCGACGGGAGAATCGACTTTTAATATCGAAGAGGCCGCGATTCAGACGACGTCGCTGCCGTGGAATCTGACGGTGAAGGCCGGCCGTTTCTTCGCCGAGTTTGGTCGTCTTTCCTATATCCATGACCATGAGCTGCCCTTCGTAAACCGTCCCCTTGTGCTCGACCAATACGTCGGCGGCGAATCGAGGACGGACGGGGTCCAGGTCAATTGGCTCCTGCCGGTCGAACACTACATCAGCCTGACACTCGGCCTGGGCAATCAGTTCGGCGGTGACGTACCTCCCAATAATGTGGGCGATTACCGCAGACTCGGAGGATGGAACTATTGGGGGCGCTTGTCCTCGTATTTCGATCTGACACCCGACATATCACTGGAACCGGGCATTTCGGGTCTCTGGAATCCGAGGACAAATGGCCGCGGCGGGCCGCTTCTCCAGCCCGACGGCAGCACGCTCACCGAACGCGAGCGCCGTCTCGTGGGGGCTGACGTTGCTCTGAGCTACAAGCCGCTCCGCAACAATCAATTCCAGAGCATCACCTGGGGCACCGAGGTGCTTTACAGCAACAACCATTATGACGCAGCCGATTCATCCGGCAACGTCCTGCCGAGCAGCACTGTAGGCTCCCTTGGCCTGTATTCATATCTCACATACAAGTTCCACAGACAGTGGTCGACCGGCTTCCTGTTCGGCTTTGTGGAGGACGCCCAGAACAACAAAGCCAAGGCCTATGAGTACTCCCCATATGTCACATGGGCACTCAGCCACTGGAACCAACTGCGCCTTCAATACACCTATACCGATTACAACTCCGCGTCTGCCGCATATGGGTTGCACTCCAATAACGCCGTGTATTTGCAATGGGCGTGGATCATCGGCTCACACGCCCATGGATGGCAGCAGCGCTGATCAGAGGAAGGAGGAGTCACACTATGAAAGCGAAACTGTTTTATCTGCTCCCGATCATTGTGCTGACCGGGA
Above is a window of Thermodesulfovibrionales bacterium DNA encoding:
- a CDS encoding CopD family protein: MGVFIHSVPGWLELLALAFCIGVLACRLWFFTPSAGAAFPDEERILTGMWRTFCIALAVMLGSSMIDLLMRGSEMSGKPIAAVFPLLPAVISRTHLGRVWLIRIAALLLLALTLTAGRRFRDARSFLAFVLGLTLVASMTESASGHASDKGDFSLREIMDWLHLLGTSVWGGGLLVLSLFVAPALLRPGDRSAQCIAGVAQRFSRIAAVAVATVALTALYNVWTYVGSFEALLKAPYGRTVLAKTALFLLLINLGAFNHYINVPLLQQWAGKSMDIRGIIDRAVRRLVVPFFGNQPGY
- a CDS encoding copper resistance CopC family protein is translated as MKRFLPVTDHHRGVVLCLLAALCMTPAPALGHAFPEHSDPRVGATIAASPERVRIWFDSDIEPLFSSLMVHDASGRMVDKGDSRVNPSNAALLEVSVPKLAPGAYRVIWSVVARDGHRTNGDYTFVIK
- a CDS encoding Fe-S-containing protein; amino-acid sequence: MKRESPYDGKSVRWSLSVLLFVFSCLLFCIVSCSRQQPVYQEPFVRGTDIAIDVSTLGYEKPVFFTYHYRGKKINFFIFKTGDRVLSFLDACASCYTSRLGYRAEDGFITCRRCDVRYALSDIEKGFGSCSPIRLEGRLEAGKYLIPVSLLEKAVDKF